The genome window TGAACGCCTTCTTGCATGGTCGCGGGCGCGAAGCCGCGCAGATGCAAGTCCTCGCTTAGCGCATAGGTGGCGATGCCCGCCTGCAAAGCGTGTACCACGGGCGTCTCGCCTTGCGCGCCAACGCCCGCCAGTACGGCATCCTGGGCCAGGAAAATGGACACTGTGCGGCCTTGTGCGCGCATGTTTAGCGCGAGTTCAAACGCGCCCCTGAGATTCGAGCTTGACGGTGCGCTGTTAATCCACACCAGGACGGATTCCATAACGCTCATCTCCTCAATACACCATCACGGCGTCGCATTCGGCCAGCAGTTGCGTCACCGCGACATCGTCCAGTAGTTCCGCACCGGCCACCCACCGTCCGTCTGCCAGCAGGCCGCGCGCACGCGCCGAAGGAGCGTGGATGCAGAGACGCGCGCCCTTCGCTAGGTGTTGGGGCCAGAAAGGCGATTGAGCGGTCCAGGCTGTACCGGCGGCGTCCTGTCCATCGCGCGCAGCGTACACCCCATCGTCAATCAACACGGCGCAGGTTGCCAGCTTTTCGGCCACAGCACCGCCAAGGTGCCGCAGCGCCTCAGCGTCGTGGATCTGCCCGTAAGGCGGACGGCGAATGAGAATGCACAATGAATTCTTCATGGGCTTACTCCGTGTCACGATCCCAGCGTAACGAAAACGTCGCAGTTTTTGATCAGTCCGAACAGCCGCTTCATGGAGCTCGGGTCGGCGCCGGGTGCGATATGTTCTGCGTTGATGCCACGGAAGTGCAGGCAGGTGCCGCACAACTCGACGTGCAGACCGCGTTCCATGAGCGCAGCGAACTCTTTCTCTGCGTGTGGAATACCCTGGGCTTTGTGACCACGCGTGAAGTTATACACGCCATCTGCCGACGCAAAGAGGTTGACGCCCCACCCCTTGTCCAACGCGGCGTGCGCCAGGCGCAGCGCCGTGTGCGTGTTTTCGTAGGAGTAAGGCGGCGTGCTCAGAAATAGCGTAAGGGTCTTCATGCGGCTTTTCTCCTCGGGGCGCTGCGTGCAGCGCGCGCCACCTCGGCATGTTCGCCGGCTTGCTCGGCCAACACCTCGCGGATCAAGTCGCAAGCCTGGACGATTTTGGGATTGGCAATGCCGTAGTACACGCTGGTGCCATCGCGGCGCGCAATGACGATGCGCTTGTGGCGCAGGACCATCAGGTGTTGCGAGATATTGGCCTGCTTGAGGCCCGTCTGTTCAGCC of Chloroflexota bacterium contains these proteins:
- a CDS encoding DsrE family protein, whose product is MKTLTLFLSTPPYSYENTHTALRLAHAALDKGWGVNLFASADGVYNFTRGHKAQGIPHAEKEFAALMERGLHVELCGTCLHFRGINAEHIAPGADPSSMKRLFGLIKNCDVFVTLGS
- a CDS encoding DsrE family protein, whose protein sequence is MKNSLCILIRRPPYGQIHDAEALRHLGGAVAEKLATCAVLIDDGVYAARDGQDAAGTAWTAQSPFWPQHLAKGARLCIHAPSARARGLLADGRWVAGAELLDDVAVTQLLAECDAVMVY
- a CDS encoding DsrE family protein, coding for MESVLVWINSAPSSSNLRGAFELALNMRAQGRTVSIFLAQDAVLAGVGAQGETPVVHALQAGIATYALSEDLHLRGFAPATMQEGVQLADYTQLVDLLAQHERVIGAL
- a CDS encoding winged helix-turn-helix transcriptional regulator, with product MSHLLFQRHAELCQTLASPVRLEILSLLRFGERRVNELAEQTGLKQANISQHLMVLRHKRIVIARRDGTSVYYGIANPKIVQACDLIREVLAEQAGEHAEVARAARSAPRRKAA